The nucleotide sequence CGGCCAGATCCTCACCCTCTCGGCCCGTGGCTCCGACCTCCTGGCGAAGTCGCTCGAGGCGAACCACCGCGAGCTGCGCCGTCGCTTCGAGAGCTGGACGGACGAGGAGATCGACGCGCTCGCCACGGGCCTGGAGAGGTTCAACGAGGTCGGCGACGTCTGACCGTGCGCCCGTGTCGGCGGCACCCCGTACTCTGTGAGTCCCGAGCGGAACGGAGAGCGCGTGACCCTTCAGGCCGCACGTGCGCGCCCGGCGCCGCGCGTCGCCGCGCTGCTCGGCCCCGCCATCGTCGCGGGGGTCGCCTACCTCGACCCGGGCAACGTCGCCAGCAACATGACGGCGGGGGCGCTCTTCGGCTACCTGCTCGTCTGGGTCGTGCTCGCCGGAAACGCGACCGCGTGGCTCATCCAGTACCTCTCCGCGAAGCTCGGCATCGCCACCGGCGCCAGCCTGCCCGAGCTGCTCGGGCGGCGCATCGGCCGGCGGGGCGCGCGGATCGCGTTCTGGCTGCAGGCCGAGGTCGTCGCGATGGCCACCGACATCGCCGAGGTGATCGGCGGCGCCATCGCGCTGAACCTGCTGTTCGGGGTGCCGCTGCTCGTCGGCGGCATGGTGACTGGCGTCATCTCGCTCGCGCTGCTGCTCCTGCAGACCCGGGGTCGCGCTCAGTCGTTCGAACGGGTGGTGACCGGCATGGTCATCGTGATCGCTGTCGGCTTCTGCGCCGGGCTGGTCGTGGCTGGGCCCGACTGGGGGCAGGCGGCCGGCGGGCTCGTGCCGCGGTTCGAGGGGTCGCGCTCGCTGCTGCTGGCCGTGTCGATCCTCGGCGCGACGATCATGCCGCACGCCATCTACGCGCACTCGGCGCTGGCGCGCGACCGGTTCGACGGGTCTCCCGCCCCGAAGCGGCTGCTGCTGCGGGCGACCCGCATCGACGTCACGGTCGCGCTCGCCGTCGCCGGAACGGTCAACGTGGCGATCCTGCTCGTCGCCGCGGGCACGCTTCGCGGGGTGGCGGGCACCGGCACTCTGGAGGGGGCGTATGCCGCGCTCCTGAGTCATCTCGGCATCGTCGTCGCCACCCTCTTCGCCGTCGGGCTCCTGGCGTCGGGCCTCGCGTCGACATCGGTGGGGGCGTACGCCGGGTCGGAGATCATGCACGGTCTGCTGCACGTGCGCGTGCCGATCCTCTATCGCCGTCTGGTCACGCTGGTGCCCGCCCTCGTGCTGCTCGGGGTGGGCGTCGACCCCACCGCCGCGCTCGTGATCAGCCAGGTCGTCCTGTCGTTCGGCATCCCGTTCGCCCTGGTGCCGCTCGTGCTGTTCACGGCGTCGCGCCGGGTGATGGGGGAGCTGCGGAACCGCTGGTGGACCAGCGTCGTCGCCGGCGTCGCGGCGGCCGCGCTCATCGCGCTGAACGTGATCCTGCTCGTGCTCGTCGCATGATCGATTTTTGAGGTTCGCTCAGAGCGTCGGCCGCCCGAGGGGGAGCGCGGCATAATACCCCCCATTTATCGGGTAGAATGGCAAGACTGCCGAGATGATGCCCGGCATTGGTCGAAGCACTCAGGCACGAGATCACCTCGTGCCGGGCGCGAACTCTCACAACAGATCAAGAGGCACTACTAGATGATTTTCGAAGTAGGGGAGACCGTCGTGTACCCCCACCACGGCGCAGCCACCATCACCGCGGTGAAGACCCGCACCATCAAGGGCGCCGAGAAGAAATACATCACTCTGAGCGTGCACGCCAGCGACCTCGTCATCGAGCTGCCGGTCGACAACGTCGACCTGGTCGGCGTCCGTGACGTCATCGACGCCAAGGGCGTCGAGGCCGTCTTCGACGTGCTCCGCAGCGACCACGTCGAAGAGCCCGGCAACTGGTCGCGTCGCTTCAAGGCGAACACCGAGAAGATGGGCTCCGGCAGCGTCTACAGCGTCTCCGAGGTCGTGCGCGACCTCTGGCGTCGCGACCAAGACAGCGGTGTCTCCGCAGGTGAAAAGCGCATGCTGCTCAAGGCGCGCCAGGTGCTCATCTCCGAGCTCGCGCTCGCGCAGAAGTCCACCGACGAGGAGGCCTCGGCACTCCTCGACGAGGTGCTCGGCACCGTCGCGGTCTGACCCCGGTCGCACGAAGGCCCCCTCGCCCGTCTCGGGCAGGGGGCCTTCGTCGTGCGGGGCGTCGCCTCGCCCCTTGACGCGCGTGTACATCGTTGTAGAGAATCGAGCATTACAACGATGTACACGAGCCCTAAAGGAGCCCCATGACCCACGCCCGCCTCAGCCTCGACCCGTCGTTCGTGGTCGCCCCCGTCTCGCGCAAGACCTTCGGCACGTTCGTCGAGCACCTCGGTCGCTGCGTCTACGGCGGCATCCACGACCCCGGCCACCCCACCGCCGACGAGGACGGTTTCCGCGGCGATGTGATCGACTTCGTCCGCGAGCTCGGCATCTCGACGGTCCGCTACCCCGGCGGCAACTTCGTCTCCGGCTACCGGTGGGAGGACGGCATCGGCCCGGTCGCCGACCGCCCCGCGCGCAAAGACCTGGCGTGGCACTCCACCGAGCCCAACACCGTCGGCGTCGACGAGTTCATGCGCTGGGCGGCGAAGGCGGGCGTCGAGCCGATGATGGCGGTCAACCTGGGCACGAGGGGCGTGCAGGATGCCGTCGACCTCCTCGACTATACGAACGGCCGGGGCGGCTCGTTCCACTCCGACCTCCGGAAGAAGAACGGCTCCGCCGACCCCTACGGCGTGAAGATGTGGTGCCTCGGCAACGAGATGGACGGCCCGTGGCAGATCGGCCACAAGACGGCGTACGAGTACGGCCGGCTCGCCGCCGAGACCGCCCGCGCGATGCGCCTCGTCGACCCCGACCTGACCCTCGTGGCCTGCGGCTCCTCCGGCTCGAGCATGCCCACCTTCGGCACCTGGGAGCGCCAGGTGCTCGAGGAGGCCTACGACGACGTCGACCTCGTGTCGATGCACGCGTACTACTGGGAGGAGGACGGCGACCTCGCCAGCTTCCTCGCCTCGGGCGTCACGATGGACAACTTCATCGAGGACGTCGTCGCCAGCGTCGACCACGTGCGTGCCGCGAAGAAGGCGAAGAAGCGGATCAACGTCTCGTTCGACGAGTGGAACGTCTGGTACCTCACCGGCGAGGCGTCGCAGAACCCGACCGGCGACGACTGGCCGATCGCACCCGTGCTGCTCGAGGACCACTACTCCGTGGCCGACGCGGTCGTGGTCGGAGGCCTCCTCATCTCGCTCCTGCGCCACAGCGACCGCGTCGTGAGCGCCA is from Frondihabitans australicus and encodes:
- a CDS encoding Nramp family divalent metal transporter, translating into MTLQAARARPAPRVAALLGPAIVAGVAYLDPGNVASNMTAGALFGYLLVWVVLAGNATAWLIQYLSAKLGIATGASLPELLGRRIGRRGARIAFWLQAEVVAMATDIAEVIGGAIALNLLFGVPLLVGGMVTGVISLALLLLQTRGRAQSFERVVTGMVIVIAVGFCAGLVVAGPDWGQAAGGLVPRFEGSRSLLLAVSILGATIMPHAIYAHSALARDRFDGSPAPKRLLLRATRIDVTVALAVAGTVNVAILLVAAGTLRGVAGTGTLEGAYAALLSHLGIVVATLFAVGLLASGLASTSVGAYAGSEIMHGLLHVRVPILYRRLVTLVPALVLLGVGVDPTAALVISQVVLSFGIPFALVPLVLFTASRRVMGELRNRWWTSVVAGVAAAALIALNVILLVLVA
- a CDS encoding CarD family transcriptional regulator; translation: MIFEVGETVVYPHHGAATITAVKTRTIKGAEKKYITLSVHASDLVIELPVDNVDLVGVRDVIDAKGVEAVFDVLRSDHVEEPGNWSRRFKANTEKMGSGSVYSVSEVVRDLWRRDQDSGVSAGEKRMLLKARQVLISELALAQKSTDEEASALLDEVLGTVAV
- a CDS encoding alpha-N-arabinofuranosidase gives rise to the protein MTHARLSLDPSFVVAPVSRKTFGTFVEHLGRCVYGGIHDPGHPTADEDGFRGDVIDFVRELGISTVRYPGGNFVSGYRWEDGIGPVADRPARKDLAWHSTEPNTVGVDEFMRWAAKAGVEPMMAVNLGTRGVQDAVDLLDYTNGRGGSFHSDLRKKNGSADPYGVKMWCLGNEMDGPWQIGHKTAYEYGRLAAETARAMRLVDPDLTLVACGSSGSSMPTFGTWERQVLEEAYDDVDLVSMHAYYWEEDGDLASFLASGVTMDNFIEDVVASVDHVRAAKKAKKRINVSFDEWNVWYLTGEASQNPTGDDWPIAPVLLEDHYSVADAVVVGGLLISLLRHSDRVVSASLAQLVNVIAPIMTETGGRSWKQTTFHPFAQASRFATGDVLRVEAQSPTHETKKQGDVATVDSVATHDPETGELTVFAINRSLTDSVTLDVDTRAFGAMRLVEATQLSNPDPYLKVTVDTADSVAPVANPDTAWNGAVLEVTMPPLSWNVVRLARA